One stretch of Pedobacter riviphilus DNA includes these proteins:
- a CDS encoding APC family permease → MQQKKQLSLFDLSMIVVSLVIGMGVFRTPVNVAAKAQIPELFYLAWFIGGFVAFCGALTYAEIGSRFPVTGGYYKIFSAAYHPSIAFAINCIVIISSAASVAAISIIGAEYLSKIILPIDKQNETYRVTIAITTILVFYFINLLGLKASAKTQNVLTVIKIGMILTLICAVFFGGKTQTITPIFKTANSTLPTWSDYGKALGLCLIAVSFSYAGYAQTINFGGEVKEAKKVIPRSIIIGLTIIVILYLAINYVYVKVIGFEELKSAESIAAILASKIFGPAGFNALSVIIFFSVMGYVNVNLLSNPRAMFAMGEEGALPKIFSRINKKQR, encoded by the coding sequence ATGCAACAAAAGAAGCAACTTTCGCTATTCGATTTATCCATGATTGTGGTGAGTTTGGTTATTGGAATGGGGGTATTCCGTACGCCTGTAAATGTAGCGGCGAAAGCACAGATTCCGGAGTTATTTTACCTGGCCTGGTTTATTGGTGGCTTTGTGGCTTTTTGCGGTGCATTAACCTATGCCGAAATTGGTTCGCGTTTTCCGGTAACAGGCGGGTATTACAAAATATTTTCAGCGGCTTATCACCCTTCTATTGCTTTCGCCATTAACTGTATCGTTATTATTTCGAGCGCCGCATCTGTAGCGGCAATTTCAATTATTGGTGCAGAATACCTGAGCAAAATTATTTTACCTATCGATAAACAGAATGAAACCTACCGCGTTACCATTGCCATTACCACCATTTTGGTATTTTATTTCATTAATCTGTTAGGCTTAAAAGCGAGTGCTAAAACACAAAATGTGTTAACGGTAATTAAAATTGGAATGATTTTAACACTCATCTGCGCTGTATTTTTCGGCGGAAAAACACAAACCATTACGCCAATTTTTAAAACAGCAAACAGCACTTTACCAACCTGGTCTGATTACGGAAAAGCATTAGGTTTATGTTTAATTGCCGTTTCTTTCTCTTATGCGGGTTATGCGCAGACCATTAATTTTGGTGGCGAGGTTAAAGAAGCCAAGAAAGTAATCCCGCGTTCCATCATTATCGGCTTAACTATTATTGTGATCCTTTATTTGGCTATTAACTACGTATACGTAAAGGTTATCGGCTTCGAAGAATTAAAATCAGCAGAAAGTATAGCGGCGATATTAGCCTCGAAAATATTTGGTCCGGCAGGATTCAACGCCCTTTCTGTAATTATTTTTTTCTCGGTAATGGGTTATGTAAATGTAAACCTATTGAGCAACCCTAGGGCAATGTTTGCCATGGGCGAAGAAGGTGCCCTGCCAAAAATATTCAGCAGAATAAATAAAAAACAGCGGTAA
- a CDS encoding MFS transporter has product MNKTLSLKQEIAYAAGMIGWSTMTNIIIVMLPYFYLPPSNAGLPPLVPQLVLLGAFNILSIIAASGRLVDAIYDPFIASKSDASTNKNGRRMPFMKWAIIPAMLFCGLVFYPVQKTESLHNAWWLTITLCLFFVSVTTYIIPYNALLAEVTNTPRQKVKLSSYQQVGFVIGIILSACTNNFADLVEDNFHVANRSEAIQIAIWGLCILSGLVMLLPIFFINEKEFSTAKPTHIPLWPAIRSTFKNSNFKYYLISDFAFYTALSIISSGLLFFCTVLLGLPESEGGKFMGAMVLASLLFYPLVNFGSAKIGKKPFVLLAFGVLCLIFVTIFFLGKLPLGPHTQIYILVLSASFPLAALGILPTAILADIAQRDTLETGENQEGMFFAVKYLFVKLGQTLGIAIFAMLTIYGKDPGNDFGLRLNGIVGFGLCLIALLFFSRFKEEK; this is encoded by the coding sequence ATGAACAAAACACTCTCCTTAAAACAAGAAATTGCTTACGCTGCAGGTATGATTGGTTGGAGCACGATGACAAATATTATCATCGTAATGCTTCCTTATTTCTATTTGCCGCCAAGCAATGCTGGCCTGCCACCTTTGGTACCACAACTCGTTTTATTGGGTGCATTTAATATTCTTTCTATTATTGCTGCCTCAGGTAGATTGGTAGATGCCATTTACGACCCCTTTATTGCATCTAAAAGCGATGCAAGCACCAATAAAAATGGCCGTAGAATGCCTTTTATGAAATGGGCTATTATCCCAGCAATGCTTTTCTGCGGACTGGTTTTCTATCCGGTCCAAAAAACCGAAAGCCTGCACAATGCCTGGTGGTTAACCATTACGCTTTGTTTGTTTTTTGTATCGGTTACCACTTATATTATCCCCTATAACGCTTTACTGGCAGAAGTAACCAATACGCCAAGACAGAAAGTTAAGCTGTCCAGCTATCAGCAGGTGGGCTTTGTCATCGGCATTATTTTATCGGCTTGCACCAACAATTTTGCTGATCTCGTTGAAGACAATTTCCATGTAGCCAACCGTAGCGAGGCTATCCAGATTGCCATATGGGGTTTATGCATTTTATCGGGCCTGGTGATGTTATTACCGATTTTTTTCATCAACGAAAAAGAATTTTCGACGGCCAAACCTACCCATATACCTTTATGGCCTGCAATAAGGAGTACCTTTAAAAACAGCAATTTTAAATATTACCTGATCTCTGATTTTGCTTTTTATACCGCATTGAGTATTATATCAAGCGGTTTATTGTTTTTCTGCACCGTTTTATTGGGACTGCCAGAATCAGAAGGTGGAAAATTTATGGGTGCCATGGTTTTGGCTTCCTTGCTATTTTACCCGCTGGTTAATTTTGGCTCTGCTAAAATTGGTAAAAAACCTTTTGTATTACTGGCCTTCGGTGTACTTTGCTTAATCTTTGTAACCATTTTCTTTTTGGGCAAATTACCATTAGGTCCGCATACACAGATTTACATCCTGGTACTATCCGCTTCTTTTCCTTTAGCGGCGCTCGGTATTTTACCCACGGCGATCTTAGCCGATATTGCCCAAAGAGATACTTTAGAAACGGGTGAAAACCAAGAAGGTATGTTTTTCGCCGTGAAATACCTTTTTGTAAAACTCGGCCAAACCTTAGGCATAGCTATTTTCGCCATGCTTACCATTTACGGCAAAGATCCAGGAAACGATTTCGGGTTACGATTGAATGGAATTGTAGGTTTCGGACTTTGCTTAATTGCCCTATTGTTTTTTAGTAGGTTTAAGGAGGAGAAATAG
- a CDS encoding RagB/SusD family nutrient uptake outer membrane protein — protein MKHIKYILLSLLICSTFSCKKDFLALQPQGELTEEQLMSQEGVEGLLIGSYSLLNGNLDGTWGNYGAAPSQWLFGEVASDNAHKGSSTGDQPPMNAIEQHSPTSTNDNLSNIWNRCFEGIQRCNRTLKVLASLQAGSGSTKFDDARAKEIQGEARLLRGHYYFFLVRIFKMVPYVTEANSGTFVPNDKDIYPNIVDDLQFAVANLSITKPKNQKGRVDKYAAQAYLGKVFLYQKKYTEAYDLLNAVILAKPSLVDMPYTDNFDITKEDGPETIMSVQHSVGTDGTGGDNGNVGDMLNFPYGNAPINCCGFFQPTIDLANSFKVDALGLPLLDGSYRTNPYKSDYGLTGTDKTNYAVDKTLALDPRIESTIGRRGVPYRDWGLMPGDTWIRDASNGGPFLAVKNTIDASQISSGTAPGSSNVTGLNVNLIRLADVYLMAAECAVEKGDLPRALTLVNAVRARAAKITPRDINGTPAAAYKVSQYISFPNDTYARNAVRFERRLELAMEGHRFFDLVRWGIAKQTLESYFSFEGGYFNYLKGITIETRDDYFPLPQDQIDRSNGTLKQSPGY, from the coding sequence ATGAAACATATAAAATATATTCTTCTTTCCTTATTAATTTGCAGTACTTTTTCCTGCAAGAAGGATTTTTTAGCATTGCAACCGCAGGGCGAACTCACCGAGGAACAGTTAATGAGCCAGGAGGGGGTTGAAGGACTTTTAATAGGCTCCTATAGTTTACTTAATGGTAATTTAGACGGAACATGGGGTAATTATGGTGCCGCACCAAGCCAATGGTTATTTGGCGAGGTTGCATCTGATAATGCGCATAAAGGGAGTAGCACAGGAGATCAGCCGCCTATGAATGCCATTGAACAGCATTCGCCAACCAGCACAAATGATAATTTATCGAATATCTGGAACAGATGTTTTGAAGGAATTCAACGCTGTAACCGTACTTTAAAAGTCCTTGCTAGCTTACAGGCAGGTTCGGGATCGACCAAATTTGATGATGCCCGTGCAAAAGAAATTCAAGGCGAAGCCAGATTGTTACGCGGACATTATTATTTCTTTTTGGTTCGTATATTTAAAATGGTACCTTATGTTACCGAGGCCAATAGCGGTACTTTTGTTCCTAATGATAAAGACATTTATCCTAATATTGTAGATGATCTTCAGTTTGCCGTAGCCAATTTAAGTATAACCAAACCAAAAAATCAAAAAGGTAGGGTAGATAAATATGCTGCTCAGGCTTATCTTGGCAAGGTATTTTTATACCAAAAGAAATATACTGAAGCTTATGACTTGTTGAATGCCGTAATTTTGGCAAAGCCGAGCTTGGTTGATATGCCTTATACTGATAATTTTGATATTACCAAAGAAGACGGACCTGAAACGATTATGTCTGTTCAACATTCAGTTGGAACCGATGGTACTGGCGGAGATAATGGGAATGTAGGCGATATGCTTAACTTCCCGTACGGCAATGCGCCGATTAACTGTTGTGGTTTCTTCCAGCCAACCATAGATCTGGCCAACTCCTTTAAGGTAGATGCCCTTGGCTTACCGCTACTGGATGGCAGCTATCGGACTAATCCATATAAATCTGATTATGGATTAACCGGAACGGATAAAACAAATTATGCAGTAGATAAGACTTTAGCTTTAGATCCACGAATCGAATCGACAATAGGAAGACGTGGCGTTCCATATCGCGATTGGGGTTTAATGCCTGGCGATACCTGGATTCGCGATGCCAGCAATGGCGGCCCTTTTCTGGCTGTTAAGAATACCATTGATGCTTCGCAGATTTCGAGCGGAACAGCCCCGGGGAGTTCTAATGTAACCGGATTAAACGTAAACCTGATCCGCTTAGCTGATGTTTATCTGATGGCGGCAGAATGTGCGGTAGAAAAAGGCGATTTGCCCAGGGCCTTAACTTTGGTAAACGCAGTAAGGGCCAGGGCAGCTAAAATAACCCCTCGTGATATAAATGGAACGCCGGCGGCGGCCTACAAAGTTAGCCAGTACATCTCATTTCCAAATGATACCTACGCCAGAAATGCGGTGCGTTTCGAACGCAGATTGGAATTGGCAATGGAAGGCCATCGGTTTTTCGACCTTGTGCGTTGGGGTATAGCCAAACAAACCCTCGAGAGTTATTTTTCTTTTGAAGGTGGCTACTTTAACTACTTAAAAGGCATTACCATCGAAACCAGGGATGATTATTTTCCTTTACCTCAAGATCAGATTGATAGAAGTAATGGTACCCTAAAACAAAGCCCGGGTTATTAG
- a CDS encoding DNA topoisomerase IV subunit B yields MAEVVYNDDSIRSLDWKEHIRLRPGMYIGKLGDGSAQDDGIYVLLKEIVDNSIDEFVMGTGKTIEITLSEQKVNVRDYGRGIPLGKVIDCVSKINTGGKYDSNAFQKSVGLNGVGTKAVNALSTSFTVQSYRDGKTKKVEFSKGEIVNEQPVIDTTQRNGTAITFYPDETIFRNYHYIPDFVESMVWNYVFLNTGLTINFNNQKYFSERGLYDLLSKFNKPEEIRYPIIHMIGPDIEIAMTHGQQYGEDYHSFVNGQHTTQGGTHQAAFRAAVVKTVREFFKKEFDAADVRSSIIAAISVRVQEPVFESQTKTKLGSQNMGPEGPSVATFINDFVKKELDDYLHKHPDVADALLKRIIQSERERKDIAGIKKLANDRAKKASLHNKKLRDCKVHFNTTHEKRYETTLFITEGDSASGSITKSRDVDTQAVFSLKGKPLNCYELTKKVVYENEEFNLLQHALNIEDGLDGLHYNNIVIATDADVDGMHIRLLMMTFFLQFFPDLVKAGHVYILQTPLFRVRNKKETIYCYSDEERKNAIEKLGNKPEITRFKGLGEISPDEFGLFIGKDIRLDPVILKDQTIKSLLEYYMGKNTPDRQQHIIRNLRIEKDEVTEEPKVITEEVA; encoded by the coding sequence ATGGCAGAAGTAGTTTATAACGACGACAGTATTCGTTCATTAGATTGGAAAGAGCACATCAGGCTTCGTCCGGGGATGTACATTGGTAAACTTGGCGATGGTTCTGCTCAAGACGATGGTATTTATGTTTTGCTAAAAGAAATTGTAGATAACTCTATCGATGAGTTTGTAATGGGTACCGGAAAAACCATCGAAATTACGCTTTCGGAGCAAAAAGTGAATGTACGCGATTACGGCCGTGGTATACCATTGGGTAAGGTAATCGATTGTGTAAGCAAAATAAATACCGGCGGTAAATATGATAGTAATGCCTTCCAAAAATCGGTAGGTTTAAATGGTGTGGGTACCAAGGCAGTTAACGCGCTTTCCACCAGTTTTACCGTACAATCGTACCGTGATGGAAAAACAAAAAAGGTAGAATTCTCTAAAGGAGAAATTGTAAACGAACAACCCGTTATTGATACTACTCAGCGTAACGGTACAGCCATTACTTTTTATCCGGATGAAACCATTTTCAGAAACTACCACTACATTCCTGATTTTGTAGAGAGTATGGTTTGGAACTACGTGTTCTTAAATACTGGTTTAACTATAAATTTCAATAACCAGAAATATTTTTCGGAAAGAGGTCTATACGATTTGCTTTCTAAATTTAATAAGCCGGAAGAAATTCGTTACCCGATTATCCATATGATTGGGCCAGATATCGAAATTGCCATGACCCATGGTCAACAGTATGGCGAAGATTACCACTCTTTTGTGAATGGACAACACACTACACAGGGTGGAACCCACCAGGCGGCATTTAGAGCTGCGGTAGTGAAAACCGTTCGGGAGTTTTTCAAAAAAGAGTTTGATGCAGCCGATGTGCGTTCATCTATTATAGCGGCAATTTCTGTGCGCGTACAGGAGCCTGTTTTCGAATCGCAGACTAAAACAAAACTAGGCTCACAGAACATGGGGCCTGAAGGTCCATCGGTTGCTACTTTTATTAACGATTTTGTTAAAAAAGAGCTTGATGATTACCTGCACAAACATCCTGACGTTGCTGATGCACTTTTAAAACGCATTATTCAATCGGAACGGGAGCGTAAAGATATTGCAGGAATTAAAAAACTGGCTAATGACAGGGCCAAAAAAGCTTCGTTACACAATAAAAAACTGCGAGATTGTAAGGTGCATTTTAATACTACGCACGAGAAACGTTACGAAACCACCTTATTTATTACTGAGGGCGATTCAGCTTCAGGCTCAATCACAAAATCGCGTGATGTAGATACCCAGGCGGTGTTCAGTTTAAAGGGGAAGCCGCTAAATTGTTACGAGCTGACAAAAAAAGTGGTGTATGAAAATGAAGAGTTTAACCTACTGCAACACGCTTTAAATATCGAAGATGGTTTAGATGGCTTACACTATAATAATATCGTTATTGCTACAGATGCCGACGTGGATGGTATGCACATCCGTTTGCTGATGATGACTTTCTTTCTTCAATTTTTCCCTGATCTGGTAAAAGCAGGCCATGTTTATATTTTGCAGACACCGCTTTTTAGGGTGCGCAATAAAAAGGAAACCATTTATTGCTACAGTGACGAAGAACGTAAAAATGCAATCGAAAAACTGGGTAATAAACCAGAAATTACCCGATTTAAGGGTTTAGGAGAAATTTCTCCTGATGAATTTGGGTTATTTATCGGGAAAGATATCAGGTTAGACCCTGTTATTTTGAAGGATCAAACGATTAAAAGTTTGCTGGAATATTACATGGGTAAAAACACGCCAGACAGGCAACAGCACATTATCCGTAACCTAAGAATAGAGAAGGATGAAGTAACTGAAGAGCCTAAAGTGATTACGGAAGAAGTAGCATAA